CACCATGCTTTATGCTGCCTCCCCAGAGGTCTCCAGGCAAATCAGGTGAGAAGTAGGCCTTAGGTGCAGACAGCATGGCCCACTCCAGTTGGAATGAGGCAGATTGTGGGTCACTCCCCCTTAACCCAGCAGTTTTCTTAAAAGAGCAGCTGTTGAAAACCACATCCAGGGTGCATGTGCAAACCCCAAGTATATCAGAacttaaagaaaaacaagatcAGTTCTGAAGCGGTTTCTATGGCCTGGCCTGAGGGTTTAATGGCCACGCTCTAACAGCTGCCCTCCTGAAAAGGAAATGGGTCTCAGCACCCatacccccacaaaaaaaatggtTGCAAAAGTTGTTAACTGAAAAACTACCCACTGCATCATGCATCCATCACTAGTCTTAAAAATATATGTGGCCATCCCATGACAGATTTCATAACTTTCCTTTGCAAACAAGAGAAGTGGAGAACCTAGTGATTCTTACAGTTAAACTGGGTAAAAGGTGacaatttttttctgaactaGTTTTTTTCTTAACAGAAATTTACTTTAAAGCTTATCAAAATAAATTCCATCTGAAATAGAAATATCACACTGGTTCAGTATTCTCATGTACATTATTTCTCTCACATATTCCACAACTCCaatttttggtgtgtggttttaCTTCAGAACTCCTTAGTCCAAAGAGGAAAAATGACATCAAAGAAGATTTTCAGTGTTAGCCGCCATTTCGTATAATACTAACAAAAACAATGTAACTCTGTTTTCTGATGTAATTTGGGTTATCACATTAGACTCTTATTCTTCAACTAATAATTAACTTCCTGTTTACTTTAATTTTCATTGGTACCAGTAACattcaaaaatgataaaatattatcACGTTAGTTTTCTTTTAATCCCCATTTCCACATGGTGAAAGCTTCTCTAAAGTTGTGATTTACCCCACCATAGGTGCCTTCCACTTCAGTGAGTTCTAGGTTTTCTCCCATAAGTGTTGGTGGAAGGGGTTTCACATTATGTGGGAAAGTTTGCACCATGAAAATAGCACCTCTATTTTATTctcatatttttaaaacctttcaaaGTAGTAGGAGGTAGAGAAGTGATGCAAATACATAATACACAAGAGCAAACCTAAGAAATTAAAGCATAGACTCAGGACTCAACATTCAAGTACCTTGCAATTTGTACTTGGAGCCTGATACTCCCTCATTGGTTACCATCACTTGCACAAAGTGAAAATCTTTGTTGTCAAACAAGGCACACAGACTGTGATCCAGGGGGAAGGAATGTCCCCTGAAGGCATCAACAGTTTCTCTCTTTGCATCCAAATGGAAAGGGACAATTGTTCCCAATCTAACTTTGGCATCCTTTGGGACTGTAATCAATGCCACTGAAATAGAGAATGTTGTTCTAAAAATAGTTGGACATAGTTCTTCATAGCTTCCTTCTCTGGTGTGAAAACCAACCATTGGATGCCTGCTACTTCTACCTGAATTCTTCCCAAATCTTTTACCTTTGTCAGGGTAAATTCACACTTTTCTGGAGTAGAAACCTCTACCAACCCACCCAAAATCTCAGCAGTGTTAATGAGGAATAGCTTccctaaacatgcccagttaatttatttttaatcaggtGGTACAGGCCTCAATTAGAAACTTGATACAGACCTGGATCAGAATTTCTGTCAGTTAACATTCAATACTGATTTCATGTTATACACATTTGCAGCGATGAGAACAGATGAGTTCAGCAAAAACACTTCTATTTCCTCCTTATCTGCACAGTTCAGGGCAGCATTTCCCAAATCAGAGGATGAACTAGGAGATATTTTCAGGAGTAACCTCCTATAGGGCATGGGTCACAACTCATTGGGAACCAAATACATGTGCATTTTGCCTATTTTCAAGTTACTTACTATGGAAGTCTCTCTCCAGATCATTGAAACAATATTGACCTAAATAGTTAAATACAGTTGTGATCATATCCATTTACTTCAGTTAGTTACACAATTTGAGTTGTGCTGTGGTTCAGTTTGAAAGCTGAGATTTAAACACAACTGTTTCCTTGATAGCGTATCCAATAACTTGGACTATTCTCTCTGATTGACTGAGCTACACTTAAACTTTCTCCATGTGATCATGAAGAGATGGGGggaagaacaaaaagaaagtaaaaaacaATTTTAGCAAATGGTTATAAGTCCCCCATAATTCTGAGCTACATTCtgtcaaacaaaattaatatctAGTGATATGACCAAACGGCCTCCAGGAAAGAGAAAAACCCACATCACAAAGAGGAATGCAACACTTCCAGTTTTATATTAAGTGAAATTTCAGAGCAGCTTATATCTGATGACTCAGAATCAGGACCACAGATTCTCCCATCTCATTCTCCTCTGATCCGTTCAAACCTGCTTCACTCAGCACTGTCTCATTATTATTGAGTCATGTTATTTATGAAAGTTTTAGCCTcgtaatggggaaaaaatagccaATCTTCCCATCTGGAAACAATTCCAACTCAGCCCTAAAAGTGGCTTTGCTAATAAAGGAAAAGTGGGATTTAAATTCCGAATGATCACACCGAATTTCAGATCAATTTAAAGTCTCCTTTAAAGTCTGTGACACTTTCATCTCCAGCTCCAGAGAGTCTGATTTAGGATCAAAGAAATCATAGCACAGAGAGTGGAGAATATTGCATCAACTGACACTCTGCAGAATGTGAAGAAGATAAACTCCACAAGGATCAGACAGAAGGTAACACTGCTGgggtgatggggaaggagggaattcCTTTGACTCACCCCATTTCCTTCTGGTGTCACAGAGCCTGAAATGACATATTTTCCATGCCCCTGCCCTGTGTTATATTTACATCTATTTTAAACGAGAAAAATGGTACTAAAAATAACAGCTGTTCAACAACCAACAGGGCAACATGAGGACAACTGAGAATGAGACAATTTTTGCCCAAAAGGGGAACTTGGTGACTTTAATAGACTGCTTTGCAGTGGGAAGAAGAGTAGAAATATGTGCTCCAGGTCTGTTTAGACTAGGAAAAATGATGGAAGTTAGGTCAGGTCATGAGGAAATGTGCTACATAATCCTGGGCACTATATATGGGGCTATATCTTTACTGCAAGAATAGTTGTGGTTTTACATCAGGACAGCTAACCCAACTGAGCTAACGCAATGGAAAATCCTAGTAGAGATGAGGCCAGGTACATTTTAACTTGATGTGGCTAGACAAGGTCACCCATCTCTCCCAGCTGGGGTTGGTGGGGATTCCTGATACAAGGTACACAACTCACTGCGGGACCACAGTGAATCAAATGGTGCCAACAGCCTTAAAATTCACTATGTGGAAATTaggaaaatgattaaagaaaacatttttttagccCTAGACAAGATTTTGATGGTGTTTATCCCTCTTGCAGATTCTCTGATGATAAATAAGGGCTGAGCGCTGATGGAAGCCTTTCCCACATTCAGAACATCTATACGGTCTCTCTTCTGTGTGGATCCTTTGATGTCTAATAAGGGCCAAGCTCAcactgaagtttttcccacacttgcagcattcatagggtctttCGTTCATGTGCATTCTCTGATGTTTCATAAAGGCCGAGCCATCaatgaagtttttcccacactcaaagcatttatagggtctctctcctgtgtgaatTCTCTGATGATTAGTAAGGGCTGAACTGTCAGCAAAGCTTTTGCCGCACTCacagcatttatagggtttctctgctgtgtggattctctgatgtcgaATGCGGTGTGAGCTCTGTGtgaaggttttcccgcactcacagcattcatagggtctctctcccatgtgcattctctgatgtgtaataagaTCTGAGCGATTACtgaaggttttcccgcactcactGCATTCATGCGGTCGCTCTCCCGTATGCATTCTCTGATGTCTTATAAGGTGTGAGCTCTGACtaaagcttttcccgcactcatcACATTCATAAagtctctcccctgtgtggattctctcatgATTAATAAGGCCTGAGCGGTTACTGAAGTTTTCCCCACACTCAATATATGagttttttctctcttccatgAGGTTTCTCTGCTGGGCTGGGGTTTCATGGAGGTCTTTTTGAGTTTCCCAACAACTGATGGATTTACCCACTCTCTCACCTTGTTGGTTTTCCTGCTGCATCTCTGGCTTGTGCTGACGCTCACTGGCGTTTTCCTACTCATGACTCATGAACACATTCCCTTTGGATCCTTGCAATAACGTTACATGCGTTTCCACTTGCTTAACATCCTTCTGCTGAGGATTCTGGTTCTCATTCTGAATCACCATCCCAACATCTGCTGGGATAGAAAGGGAAACCTCAGAAACAGGAATGGAAAAGAGAGCTCCCAAGATCTTTGTAGGGAATCGCAGCTGTTCCTTCAGGCACTTACAGTTTTTGACTTGGATTAATGATTCCTCACCTATGCAGGCAAATTCCATGAACTGTCTTTCTTCTGGATCCTGAGATCTCTGATCCATGGCTCCGCTCCTCATTCTAGCTTTGTAGCTGGAAGATCACATCAGATTTGGAAACTCTACTTGGGGAAAGAAAACATGGGATATTGGGTGAATTCATGAGATATTTGTCACACAGAATGTTCCATTGTTTTAACCCCAGCCCAttttaaagcaataaaaatgCTCAAATTGAGGATCCCCCGGATACCCAAATGTGCCACACACTGTGCTTATGAGGGATGTAACTATCCACATTTCTGCTGAAAACACACAAAGCCAGGCATTCTTTATCAAAGGGGCTCCGAAAAATAGAGTAGGTAACTGACAGAATATACAActgtattcataccctacaccctaacaacctttgtacaaagtgtgccttgtaaagtatcatttaaaaactcaattAATATCCTGGCAAAATGCACATAGCagcattgtatatgaagttataaaCACAAGCTGAGATCACAACTAAAAACTTTTGTATTGTTTtacctaatccagtgtgtttaaactgaagtgtctgggaaactccatttagGGTGACAAGTTGTGTGCACattattcttttaaagaaataatggacCTAATataacttgtattgtccaggagagggcataCATTTCTGGAGGGAAATCTGAGACTGGCagtgtgttggagtcaccctgcagtataaccaagacTGGTGAAAGCCAGACTGTAACCCAAAGGTGGCTGGCTGGTTGCAATTACACACACTCAGGATGTGGTTTGCATGCtgggaggctgtttgtgagcagcccagagGGAGCTACTTCTGCAGGACATTGTAAGGCACCCACAGATACAGCGCAGGGGTGACAGCTGCTCATTAGCCTAGATTGTACCCTGGTAGGTCACAGTAACTCCACCTCCCAGAAAATTAAGTCTCCAGCCCTAAGGAAAATCCCTCTGGAACTGCTTCTTACAGACAGAGAGAGGCCCAAAGACAATGAGAGAGTCCTAGGGAAGGTGGGACAGATAAGCAGGAACTCAGCATTGCAAGGAATAAGAAGGGGCAGGAATATCACTGAATGCAGTATGCCAGAGTTATTAGATGTCAGGAAAGCACGTTTTGAGGAATTAGGTTATCTAGCAAATCTGATGTAGTTGGAGGGAGTATGAAAATCCCCCGGTATGTGGAGACTGATGGGGAATAGATGCTGTAATTCAGGATCAAAAGACTAACTCCTCTGCAAAAGGAGAATGTGAAAAATATTACTTGTACCATGTGATCTTGGTAGGGGCTCACTCAAAAAATCAAAGGAGCCTTCAGTATAAGCTTGagatttaataaaatgtaaaaaacttaagcaaacaaaacaaaaaaaaaccccacacacaaatACCAGCGCGTaattaaaatttttgttatttaaaaatataaaatataatttaataatttttaaaaaaagctagttTCACCtatataatataaacaaaaaacaatgctCTTTAAAAACCATTTCTGAACTGCAGTTCAACATCCCACAGCTGAAACTCTAACCCCTCTGCACAACCATGATGTGCAAAGGCATCGCCAAAAacccctaaataaataaatcctaacTAGCCATCAAGCAAAATGTGTctgtatattaaaaatagtaaGCATAAAAAATTTGCTTCATATATATTCTGTATATAttactaataaataaatatttaaaacagcTGTGTAAAGCTCTTTCACTAAAAAAAGATTCCACAAACCCGTAAAGCCCCCCGCACCCCAAGCAAATACTTAAATTAACCAAGTTTCTTCCTAAGCCCCAGGGGTAAAAATAGGTGCCCAAGCCTTCGAAAAAAATGCCTAAATGAATTGAGTCATGCCTTAAGCCGTCAATAGGATATAAGAGAGGTGTCCTAAATTAACCAGGTCACACCTTAAAGCCTCGGTAACATATAGGCGGGATGCCCTAAATTAAGCGGGTAACAGCAGGAAAGAGAGATTGTGGCTGCTGCATAAGGGGAAGGGAAAGCAAGACCCTACGAATCTGCAGAAATTTTGTTACTTACCTATGACATCTCTAAGATAGTACACATTTgtcccaggaaa
The genomic region above belongs to Dermochelys coriacea isolate rDerCor1 chromosome 28, rDerCor1.pri.v4, whole genome shotgun sequence and contains:
- the LOC119849418 gene encoding zinc finger protein 3-like — translated: MQQENQQGERVGKSISCWETQKDLHETPAQQRNLMEERKNSYIECGENFSNRSGLINHERIHTGERLYECDECGKSFSQSSHLIRHQRMHTGERPHECSECGKTFSNRSDLITHQRMHMGERPYECCECGKTFTQSSHRIRHQRIHTAEKPYKCCECGKSFADSSALTNHQRIHTGERPYKCFECGKNFIDGSAFMKHQRMHMNERPYECCKCGKNFSVSLALIRHQRIHTEERPYRCSECGKGFHQRSALIYHQRICKRDKHHQNLV